Proteins from one Catenuloplanes atrovinosus genomic window:
- the thrS gene encoding threonine--tRNA ligase, whose translation MRLAPVPAKERTVMNDHRRLGRELELFATDPLAGAGLPLWLPDGAAARHAVEEYLREEERRAGYQHVYSPPVGKREMYEISGHLPHYADDMFPVMALSSSPDDEFVLRPSACPHHALIYRSRGRSYRELPLRIAELGGMYRSERSGVLGGLSRVRGMWLNDAHVFAPLELVHEEIALVLRMVGRAHAALGVKPAGFRLSLRGDGPKYVGEGAMWDEAEGILRDVLRDSGRAFAEEPGEAAFYGPKIDIQVVDAGGREMTLSTVQLDFHQPARFDLSYVDSSGARRRPVMIHRSLVGSMERLFAYLIEVHDGAFPLWYAPRQLQVLPVSAGEEDAAHAFARAAVLAGLRAEVVSDGSVSSRVRLSARQRVPYAAIIGPAEAAAGEVSLRPRNQRGLAPMPVEAALRALRAEADPH comes from the coding sequence GTGCGGCTCGCCCCCGTACCCGCGAAGGAGAGAACCGTCATGAACGATCACCGCAGGCTGGGCCGCGAACTGGAGCTGTTCGCGACCGACCCGCTGGCCGGCGCCGGCCTGCCGCTCTGGCTGCCGGACGGCGCGGCCGCGCGGCACGCCGTGGAGGAGTACCTGCGCGAGGAGGAGCGCCGCGCGGGCTATCAGCACGTGTACTCGCCGCCGGTGGGCAAGCGGGAGATGTACGAGATCAGCGGGCACCTGCCGCACTACGCGGACGACATGTTCCCGGTGATGGCGCTCTCCTCCTCGCCCGACGACGAGTTCGTGCTGAGACCGTCGGCCTGCCCGCACCACGCGCTGATCTACCGGTCCCGCGGCCGGTCCTACCGGGAGCTGCCGCTGCGGATCGCGGAGCTGGGCGGCATGTACCGGTCGGAGCGGTCCGGCGTGCTCGGCGGGCTGAGCCGGGTGCGCGGCATGTGGCTCAACGACGCGCACGTGTTCGCGCCGCTGGAGCTGGTTCACGAGGAGATCGCGCTGGTGCTGCGGATGGTGGGCCGGGCGCACGCGGCGCTGGGCGTGAAACCGGCCGGGTTCCGGCTGTCGCTGCGCGGCGACGGCCCGAAGTACGTCGGCGAGGGCGCGATGTGGGACGAGGCCGAGGGCATCCTGCGGGACGTGCTGCGCGACTCCGGCCGCGCGTTCGCCGAGGAGCCGGGCGAGGCGGCGTTCTACGGACCGAAGATCGACATCCAGGTGGTGGACGCGGGCGGACGGGAGATGACCCTCTCCACCGTCCAGCTGGACTTCCACCAGCCGGCCCGGTTCGACCTGTCCTACGTGGACTCGTCCGGCGCCCGGCGGCGGCCGGTGATGATCCATCGCAGCCTGGTGGGGAGCATGGAGCGGCTGTTCGCGTACCTGATCGAGGTGCACGACGGCGCGTTCCCGCTCTGGTACGCGCCGCGCCAGCTCCAGGTGCTGCCGGTCTCGGCCGGGGAGGAGGACGCGGCGCACGCGTTCGCGCGCGCCGCGGTACTGGCCGGGTTGCGCGCGGAGGTGGTGTCCGACGGGTCGGTCTCGTCCCGGGTCCGGCTGTCCGCCAGGCAGCGGGTGCCGTACGCGGCGATCATCGGCCCGGCCGAGGCGGCCGCCGGGGAGGTCTCGCTGCGCCCGCGCAACCAGCGGGGGCTGGCGCCGATGCCGGTCGAGGCGGCGCTGCGCGCGCTGCGGGCCGAGGCCGATCCGCACTGA